A genomic segment from Xiphophorus maculatus strain JP 163 A chromosome 6, X_maculatus-5.0-male, whole genome shotgun sequence encodes:
- the extl2 gene encoding exostosin-like 2, whose product MRLQRCCFGIRRKCIIFPLLLILLIGAALTALLPPSEEHGGVAGVLGVLRRAAPPKGNPAQGQPADAPEEKFTIIIQTYNRTDILLKLLNHYQAVPHLQMIIIVWNNVREQTPAKLWESLGPHPVPVVFKEQASNQMRNRLQPFSEIATNVVLMLDDDTLVSVPDITFAFSVWKQFPDQIVGFVPRKHVSTAGVYSYGSFELQNPEAAGGDMYSMVLIGAAFFHQRYLQLFQDQPKEVHALVDETQNCDDIAVNFAVALYLRKHSNSGTVHRPAGIFVKPVDLRNLEKDASSGYQGMWHRPEHLLQRSYCLNRLAQIYGFMPLCYSNLMVSQFGFPSYANHKSRG is encoded by the exons ATGAG GCTTCAGCGTTGCTGCTTTGGAATTCGGCGAAAGTGTATCATTTTTCCACTCCTGCTGATCCTCTTGATCGGAGCAGCTTTGACGGCTCTGTTGCCCCCTTCCGAGGAGCATGGAGGTGTTGCTGGGGTCCTGGGAGTCCTGCGCAGAGCAGCGCCGCCAAAGGGAAACCCTGCTCAGGGTCAACCTGCAGATGCCCCAGAAGAGAAGTTTACCATCATCATCCAAACCTACAACCGCACcgacattttactcaaactcCTGAACCATTACCAGGCAGTGCCTCATCTTCAGATGATCATCATAGTTTGGAACAACGTCAGGGAGCAGACTCCGGCGAAGCTGTGGGAATCCCTGGGTCCTCATCCAGTCCCGGTGGTCTTTAAAGAACAGGCGAGCAACCAAATGCGCAACAGGCTACAACCGTTCTCTGAAATTGCCACCAATG TTGTGTTAATGCTGGATGATGACACCCTTGTCAGTGTTCCTGACAtcacttttgctttttctgtgtgGAAG CAATTCCCAGACCAAATAGTTGGATTTGTCCCTCGGAAACACGTCTCAACAGCTGGAGTTTACAGTTATGGCAGCTTTGAGCTGCAGAATCCGGAAGCGGCTGGAGGAGACAT GTATTCCATGGTTCTGATCGGTGCTGCCTTCTTCCATCAGCGCTACCTACAACTGTTCCAGGATCAGCCTAAAGAAGTACACGCCTTAGTTGACGAAACCCAAAACTGTGACGATATAGCTGTGAACTTTGCTGTTGCTCTGTATTTAAGAAAACACTCAAATTCAGGCACAGTCCACAGACCTGCAGGGATCTTTGTCAAGCCTGTGGACCTGCGCAACCTTGAGAAAGATGCCAGCAGTGGATATCAGGGAATGTGGCATCGTCCTGAGCACCTTCTCCAGAGATCGTACTGTTTGAACCGGCTGGCGCAGATCTATGGCTTCATGCCGCTCTGCTACTCCAACCTCATGGTTTCCCAGTTTGGTTTCCCAAGCTATGCCAATCACAAGAGTAGGGGATGA
- the LOC102237923 gene encoding uncharacterized protein LOC102237923, with protein sequence MQFFPALRCPTVQLFNGLEIPVLGLGTSHRGGYSHDAILYALTECGIRHLDTAKRYGCEKKLGKAIKESGLQRSELWLTNKLWPGDYGYKAAKEACLDSCTAMGVEYFDLYLMHWPEPFKPGGSNREIRADTWKALEDLYKEGICRAIGVSNFVVHHLEQLKEDCSVVPHVNQVEYHPFQQPKHLMEYCRNNGIVFEGFSPLAKGQALSDPVVQQIAKKHGRTTAQICLRWSIQNGVVTIPKSIKKNRIQENCQVFGFQLDEEDMVALGNLHDGRHISWDPTNVD encoded by the exons ATGCAGTTCTTTCCAGCCCTGAGGTGTCCCACAGTCCAACTCTTCAATGGTCTGGAAATCCCAGTACTTGGATTAG GTACATCTCATCGAGGCGGATACTCACATGATGCCATCCTGTACGCTCTCACTGAATGTGGTATTCGCCACCTTGACACAGCAAAGCGGTATGGCTGTGAGAAGAAGCTGGGCAAAGCTATCAAAGAGAGTGGGCTGCAACGAAGTGAACTATGGCTCACTAATAAACTCTGGCCTGGGGACTATGGATACAAAGCTGCAAAAGAAGCCTGTCTGGACTCCTGCACAGCAATGGGGGTTGAATATTTTG atctgtACCTGATGCATTGGCCGGAGCCATTTAAACCTGGTGGTTCTAACAGAGAGATCAGAGCTGACACATGGAAAGCTCTGGAGGACCTTTACAAAGAAG GGATTTGTCGTGCTATTGGGGTGAGTAATTTTGTGGTCCACCACCTGGAGCAGTTGAAGGAAGACTGTAGTGTTGTGCCACATGTTAACCAG GTGGAGTATCATCCTTTCCAACAGCCCAAACACCTGATGGAGTATTGTCGGAACAATGGGATAGTGTTTGAAGGCTTCAGTCCCCTGGCCAAGGGTCAAGCCCTCAGCGATCCTGTCGTGCAACAAATAGCAAAAAAGCACGGACGAACGACTGCTCAGATCTGCCTTCGCTGGAGTATTCAG AATGGAGTTGTCACTATTCCAAAGTCCATCAAAAAGAACAGGATACAGGAAAACTGCCAA GTGTTTGGGTTCCAACTTGATGAGGAAGATATGGTTGCTTTAGGAAATCTACATGATGGACGACACATAAGTTGGGATCCGACAAATGTGGATTAA
- the rc3h1 gene encoding roquin-1 isoform X1, with the protein MPVQAPQWTEFLLCPICTQTFEETVRRPISLGCGHTVCKMCLNKLHRKACPFDQTAISTDIEQLPVNTALLQLVGGQVPKAQPVALITSPEDTQNYEVARQCVEELALYLKPLSNTRGVGLSSTAQSMLSRPMQRKLVTLVHCQLVEEEGRVRAMRAARSLGERTVTELILQHQNPQQLSSNLWAAVRARGCQFLGPAMQEEALKLVLLALEDGSALSRKVLVLFVVQRLEPRFPQASKTSIGHVVQLLYRASCFKVTKRDEDSSLMQLKEEFRTYEALRREHDSQIVQIAMEGGLRIAPDQWSSLLYGDQSHKSHMQSIIDKLQTPASFAQSVQELTIALQRTGDPANLNRLRPHLELLANIDPSPDAPPPTWEQLEKGLVAVKTVVHGLVDFIQNHSKKGADPQQPPQHSKYKTYMCRDMKQKGGCPRGASCTFAHSQEELEKYRKMNKRMAGRSGVVFPDDGLTPDVTVTRKHSPVTNGSGAPNLPQLVARGTDTVPYELLSKPAKLDGGSPSVPGSPPDVLDPMPKSGIPLPPHGMAHPRITADHLTGVKHIPGVARGSPVYPQPQPRDVYDIRPPPASQYEPPQYPAGYPYQQPTQYVREYIRNAPPPSESGPPYHDPYSGYSAPDRPYPSQHSGPPFPYSHPSHYDRGHHGAYGAPPPPPQPYPSQRDPLVKMSPAPLDVPPPSAGQANSLYHQEASSRDRYAPDGYYPPGSQPPPMRTYVRGSQYSGSQPSLDYLHRRRQELLSQLAERKVISPPPFAASPTLSHPFPSDYPPEYGDESSKTMKCRESDYTGQYSPWSCETIGSYINTKDAKPKNVMAPGTMEMMNVDDKGQREPSLEAPRRGTEVKDDDPIIPFGPQPTVSRFGAISRTSKTGYQTTGPVQAMASALQNPNSKHMTMSDYSYGSHGGWAGASYPSHQTASSSQGHFERLPMTTPDREQLKIELQQVNQQITQQTQMHNIEAASNSLLLQREASALVVQPVQPSQGPAAVVPQQPQPKWPVGGAGVSAVSNEQLSLELHQVEREIGKRTREMALQENQVAHDVQQYKMQSAENGQPEHENQLEEISLALGEVSNGSSGLQENAVGGSMLSLTNKTAALSMCSDPVVAGSEMQKNGVVHSCS; encoded by the exons ATGCCTGTGCAAGCGCCACAATGGACAGAGTTTCTGCTGTGCCCAATCTGCACACAGACCTTTGAAGAGACTGTTCGCCGGCCCATCAGCTTGGGCTGTGGACATACTGTGTGCAAGATGTGCCTGAACAAGTTGCACCGCAAGGCCTGTCCCTTTGACCAGACGGCCATCAGCACAGACATCGAGCAGTTACCTGTGAACACAGCCCTGTTGCAGCTGGTGGGAGGCCAG GTTCCCAAGGCTCAGCCGGTTGCCTTGATTACAAGTCCAGAGGACACTCAGAACTATGAGGTGGCTAGACAGTGTGTGGAGGAGCTGGCCCTCTACCTCAAACCCCTCAGCAACACCCGAG GTGTGGGTCTGAGCAGCACAGCCCAAAGCATGCTGAGTCGACCCATGCAGAGGAAATTGGTAACTCTGGTCCACTGCCagctggtggaggaggagggacgGGTCAGAGCCATGAGAGCGGCGCGCTCTCTTGGCGAGCGAACTGTCACCGAACTCATCTTGCAGCACCAGAATCCCCAGCAGCTGTCCTCTAATCTGTGGGCCGCTGTTCGTGCACGGGGCTGTCAGTTTCTTGGCCCAG CAATGCAGGAGGAAGCCCTCAAATTGGTTCTCCTCGCTTTGGAAGATGGTTCTGCTTTGTCCAGAAAAGTGTTGGTTCTTTTTGTAGTCCAAAGGCTTGAACCACGCTTCCCTCAGGCCTCTAAAACCAGCATAGGCCATGTGGTACAGCTGCTTTATAGAGCTTCCTGCTTCAAG GTTACCAAACGAGATGAAGATTCATCTCTCATGCAGCTGAAAGAGGAGTTTCGTACGTACGAGGCTCTGCGGCGGGAGCATGACTCTCAGATTGTTCAGATCGCCATGGAAGGAGGGTTGCGCATCGCACCTGACCAGTGGTCTTCTTTGTTGTATGGAGATCAGTCACACAAGTCACATATGCAGTCTATCATAGATAAG CTGCAGACCCCGGCATCTTTTGCTCAAAGTGTGCAGGAGCTGACAATTGCACTGCAAAGGACTGGGGACCCAGCCAATCTCAACAGACTACGACCCCACTTAGAGCTGCTGGCAAACATCGATCCCAGTCCCG ATGCTCCTCCACCAACATGGGAGCAGCTTGAGAAGGGGTTGGTAGCAGTGAAAACAGTGGTCCATGGCCTGGTTGATTTCATTCAAAACCACAGCAAAAAAGGAGCTGATCCTCAACag CCTCCTCAGCAcagcaaatataaaacatacatGTGTCGTGACATGAAGCAGAAAGGTGGCTGTCCTCGTGGCGCCAGCTGTACCTTTGCCCACTCTCAGGAAGAACTAGAGAA GTATCGTAAGATGAATAAGCGCATGGCAGGTCGCTCAGGAGTGGTGTTTCCAGACGATGGCCTTACTCCTGATGTAACAGTGACCCGAAAGCATTCACCAGTCACCAATGGCAGCGGCGCGCCAAACTTGCCCCAATTAGTCGCCCGCGGCACCGACACAGTCCCATATGAGTTGCTGTCTAAACCTGCCAAGCTGGATGGAGGAAGTCCAAGTGTTCCTGGATCGCCACCAGATGT CCTGGACCCCATGCCCAAAAGCGGTATACCACTGCCACCTCATGGAATGGCTCACCCCAGGATAACAGCAGATCACCTCACAGGGGTCAAGCATATCCCTGGGGTTGCCAGGGGTTCTCCAGTTTATCCTCAACCGCAACCCCGTGATGTATATGACATTCGTCCCCCACCTGCCTCTCAGTATGAGCCACCACAGTACCCAGCAG GTTATCCCTACCAACAGCCAACACAGTATGTCCGGGAATACATCCGTAACGCCCCTCCGCCGAGTGAGTCAGGACCCCCTTACCATGACCCTTACAGCGGCTACAGCGCTCCGGACCGCCCCTACCCCTCCCAGCACTCTGGCCCACCTTTTCCCTACTCCCACCCATCTCACTATGACAGAGGTCACCACGGTGCCTACGGCGCCCCTCCTCCGCCCCCTCAGCCTTATCCGTCTCAGAGAGATCCCCTTGTCAAAATGAGTCCTGCTCCCCTCGATGTTCCGCCCCCCTCAGCAGGGCAGGCCAACTCCCTCTACCACCAAGAAGCGAGTTCCCGGGACAGATATGCCCCAGATGGCTACTATCCTCCGGGTTCCCAGCCTCCACCTATGAGGACTTACGTCAGG GGGTCACAATACAGCGGTTCACAGCCCAGCCTAGACTATCTCCACCGACGACGGCAGGAACTGTTATCTCAGCTGGCAGAAAGGAAGGTCATCTCTCCTCCACCATTTGCCGCCTCCCCCACTCTTTCACATCCCTTCCCCAGCGACTACCCCCCTGAG TATGGCGACGAGAGCTCCAAAACGATGAAATGCAGAGAGTCCGACTACACAGGGCAATACTCACCCTGGTCCTGCGAAACCATTGGCTCTTATATTAACACAAAGGATGCCAAACCCAAGAACGTTATGGCTCCTGGTACCATGGAGATGATG aaTGTGGACGATAAAGGTCAGAGGGAGCCATCATTGGAGGCCCCTCGCAGGGGAACAGAAGTGAAAGATGATGACCCTATTATACCTTTTGGCCCCCAGCCCACTGTATCACGCTTTGGCGCCATCTCCCGCACTTCAAAGACTGGCTATCAGACCACTGGCCCAGTGCAAGCTATGGCTTCCGCTCTCCAGAACCCCAACTCTAAACACATGACCATGTCTG ATTACTCATATGGAAGTCATGGAGGATGGGCTGGAGCTTCATACCCCTCCCACCAGACTGCCTCCTCCTCTCAGGGACACTTTGAGCG CCTTCCCATGACAACCCCAGATAGAGAACAGTTAAAGATTGAGCTGCAGCAGGTCAATCAGCAGATCACTCAACAGACTCAGATGCACAACATAGAG GCCGCCAGTAACTCTTTGCTCCTGCAGAGGGAGGCCAGCGCATTGGTCGTCCAGCCTGTGCAACCCAGCCAGGGCCCAGCGGCAGTGGTTCCACAGCAACCGCAGCCCAAGTGGCCAGTAGGGGGTGCCGGTGTGTCAGCTGTCTCCAATGAGCAGTTAAGCTTGGAGCTCCACCAGGTGGAGAGAGAAATTGGCAAGAGGACCCGAGAGATGGCTTTG CAGGAAAACCAAGTAGCTCATGATGTCCAACAGTACAAAATGCAGTCTGCAGAGAATGGACAACCAGAGCACGAGAACCAGCTGGAAGAAATCTCTCTGGCTCTCGG CGAAGTGTCCAACGGCTCCAGCGGTCTGCAAGAAAATGCAGTGGGCGGGTCCATGCTGTCACTGACCAATAAGACGGCTGCATTGAGCATGTGTTCTGATCCAGTTGTTGCTGGTTCAGAGATGCAGAAGAATGGTGTTGTCCACTCCTGCTCATAG
- the rc3h1 gene encoding roquin-1 isoform X2, translated as MPVQAPQWTEFLLCPICTQTFEETVRRPISLGCGHTVCKMCLNKLHRKACPFDQTAISTDIEQLPVNTALLQLVGGQVPKAQPVALITSPEDTQNYEVARQCVEELALYLKPLSNTRGVGLSSTAQSMLSRPMQRKLVTLVHCQLVEEEGRVRAMRAARSLGERTVTELILQHQNPQQLSSNLWAAVRARGCQFLGPAMQEEALKLVLLALEDGSALSRKVLVLFVVQRLEPRFPQASKTSIGHVVQLLYRASCFKVTKRDEDSSLMQLKEEFRTYEALRREHDSQIVQIAMEGGLRIAPDQWSSLLYGDQSHKSHMQSIIDKLQTPASFAQSVQELTIALQRTGDPANLNRLRPHLELLANIDPSPDAPPPTWEQLEKGLVAVKTVVHGLVDFIQNHSKKGADPQQPPQHSKYKTYMCRDMKQKGGCPRGASCTFAHSQEELEKYRKMNKRMAGRSGVVFPDDGLTPDVTVTRKHSPVTNGSGAPNLPQLVARGTDTVPYELLSKPAKLDGGSPSVPGSPPDVLDPMPKSGIPLPPHGMAHPRITADHLTGVKHIPGVARGSPVYPQPQPRDVYDIRPPPASQYEPPQYPAGYPYQQPTQYVREYIRNAPPPSESGPPYHDPYSGYSAPDRPYPSQHSGPPFPYSHPSHYDRGHHGAYGAPPPPPQPYPSQRDPLVKMSPAPLDVPPPSAGQANSLYHQEASSRDRYAPDGYYPPGSQPPPMRTYVRGSQYSGSQPSLDYLHRRRQELLSQLAERKVISPPPFAASPTLSHPFPSDYPPEYGDESSKTMKCRESDYTGQYSPWSCETIGSYINTKDAKPKNVMAPGTMEMMNVDDKGQREPSLEAPRRGTEVKDDDPIIPFGPQPTVSRFGAISRTSKTGYQTTGPVQAMASALQNPNSKHMTMSDYSYGSHGGWAGASYPSHQTASSSQGHFERLPMTTPDREQLKIELQQVNQQITQQTQMHNIEREASALVVQPVQPSQGPAAVVPQQPQPKWPVGGAGVSAVSNEQLSLELHQVEREIGKRTREMALQENQVAHDVQQYKMQSAENGQPEHENQLEEISLALGEVSNGSSGLQENAVGGSMLSLTNKTAALSMCSDPVVAGSEMQKNGVVHSCS; from the exons ATGCCTGTGCAAGCGCCACAATGGACAGAGTTTCTGCTGTGCCCAATCTGCACACAGACCTTTGAAGAGACTGTTCGCCGGCCCATCAGCTTGGGCTGTGGACATACTGTGTGCAAGATGTGCCTGAACAAGTTGCACCGCAAGGCCTGTCCCTTTGACCAGACGGCCATCAGCACAGACATCGAGCAGTTACCTGTGAACACAGCCCTGTTGCAGCTGGTGGGAGGCCAG GTTCCCAAGGCTCAGCCGGTTGCCTTGATTACAAGTCCAGAGGACACTCAGAACTATGAGGTGGCTAGACAGTGTGTGGAGGAGCTGGCCCTCTACCTCAAACCCCTCAGCAACACCCGAG GTGTGGGTCTGAGCAGCACAGCCCAAAGCATGCTGAGTCGACCCATGCAGAGGAAATTGGTAACTCTGGTCCACTGCCagctggtggaggaggagggacgGGTCAGAGCCATGAGAGCGGCGCGCTCTCTTGGCGAGCGAACTGTCACCGAACTCATCTTGCAGCACCAGAATCCCCAGCAGCTGTCCTCTAATCTGTGGGCCGCTGTTCGTGCACGGGGCTGTCAGTTTCTTGGCCCAG CAATGCAGGAGGAAGCCCTCAAATTGGTTCTCCTCGCTTTGGAAGATGGTTCTGCTTTGTCCAGAAAAGTGTTGGTTCTTTTTGTAGTCCAAAGGCTTGAACCACGCTTCCCTCAGGCCTCTAAAACCAGCATAGGCCATGTGGTACAGCTGCTTTATAGAGCTTCCTGCTTCAAG GTTACCAAACGAGATGAAGATTCATCTCTCATGCAGCTGAAAGAGGAGTTTCGTACGTACGAGGCTCTGCGGCGGGAGCATGACTCTCAGATTGTTCAGATCGCCATGGAAGGAGGGTTGCGCATCGCACCTGACCAGTGGTCTTCTTTGTTGTATGGAGATCAGTCACACAAGTCACATATGCAGTCTATCATAGATAAG CTGCAGACCCCGGCATCTTTTGCTCAAAGTGTGCAGGAGCTGACAATTGCACTGCAAAGGACTGGGGACCCAGCCAATCTCAACAGACTACGACCCCACTTAGAGCTGCTGGCAAACATCGATCCCAGTCCCG ATGCTCCTCCACCAACATGGGAGCAGCTTGAGAAGGGGTTGGTAGCAGTGAAAACAGTGGTCCATGGCCTGGTTGATTTCATTCAAAACCACAGCAAAAAAGGAGCTGATCCTCAACag CCTCCTCAGCAcagcaaatataaaacatacatGTGTCGTGACATGAAGCAGAAAGGTGGCTGTCCTCGTGGCGCCAGCTGTACCTTTGCCCACTCTCAGGAAGAACTAGAGAA GTATCGTAAGATGAATAAGCGCATGGCAGGTCGCTCAGGAGTGGTGTTTCCAGACGATGGCCTTACTCCTGATGTAACAGTGACCCGAAAGCATTCACCAGTCACCAATGGCAGCGGCGCGCCAAACTTGCCCCAATTAGTCGCCCGCGGCACCGACACAGTCCCATATGAGTTGCTGTCTAAACCTGCCAAGCTGGATGGAGGAAGTCCAAGTGTTCCTGGATCGCCACCAGATGT CCTGGACCCCATGCCCAAAAGCGGTATACCACTGCCACCTCATGGAATGGCTCACCCCAGGATAACAGCAGATCACCTCACAGGGGTCAAGCATATCCCTGGGGTTGCCAGGGGTTCTCCAGTTTATCCTCAACCGCAACCCCGTGATGTATATGACATTCGTCCCCCACCTGCCTCTCAGTATGAGCCACCACAGTACCCAGCAG GTTATCCCTACCAACAGCCAACACAGTATGTCCGGGAATACATCCGTAACGCCCCTCCGCCGAGTGAGTCAGGACCCCCTTACCATGACCCTTACAGCGGCTACAGCGCTCCGGACCGCCCCTACCCCTCCCAGCACTCTGGCCCACCTTTTCCCTACTCCCACCCATCTCACTATGACAGAGGTCACCACGGTGCCTACGGCGCCCCTCCTCCGCCCCCTCAGCCTTATCCGTCTCAGAGAGATCCCCTTGTCAAAATGAGTCCTGCTCCCCTCGATGTTCCGCCCCCCTCAGCAGGGCAGGCCAACTCCCTCTACCACCAAGAAGCGAGTTCCCGGGACAGATATGCCCCAGATGGCTACTATCCTCCGGGTTCCCAGCCTCCACCTATGAGGACTTACGTCAGG GGGTCACAATACAGCGGTTCACAGCCCAGCCTAGACTATCTCCACCGACGACGGCAGGAACTGTTATCTCAGCTGGCAGAAAGGAAGGTCATCTCTCCTCCACCATTTGCCGCCTCCCCCACTCTTTCACATCCCTTCCCCAGCGACTACCCCCCTGAG TATGGCGACGAGAGCTCCAAAACGATGAAATGCAGAGAGTCCGACTACACAGGGCAATACTCACCCTGGTCCTGCGAAACCATTGGCTCTTATATTAACACAAAGGATGCCAAACCCAAGAACGTTATGGCTCCTGGTACCATGGAGATGATG aaTGTGGACGATAAAGGTCAGAGGGAGCCATCATTGGAGGCCCCTCGCAGGGGAACAGAAGTGAAAGATGATGACCCTATTATACCTTTTGGCCCCCAGCCCACTGTATCACGCTTTGGCGCCATCTCCCGCACTTCAAAGACTGGCTATCAGACCACTGGCCCAGTGCAAGCTATGGCTTCCGCTCTCCAGAACCCCAACTCTAAACACATGACCATGTCTG ATTACTCATATGGAAGTCATGGAGGATGGGCTGGAGCTTCATACCCCTCCCACCAGACTGCCTCCTCCTCTCAGGGACACTTTGAGCG CCTTCCCATGACAACCCCAGATAGAGAACAGTTAAAGATTGAGCTGCAGCAGGTCAATCAGCAGATCACTCAACAGACTCAGATGCACAACATAGAG AGGGAGGCCAGCGCATTGGTCGTCCAGCCTGTGCAACCCAGCCAGGGCCCAGCGGCAGTGGTTCCACAGCAACCGCAGCCCAAGTGGCCAGTAGGGGGTGCCGGTGTGTCAGCTGTCTCCAATGAGCAGTTAAGCTTGGAGCTCCACCAGGTGGAGAGAGAAATTGGCAAGAGGACCCGAGAGATGGCTTTG CAGGAAAACCAAGTAGCTCATGATGTCCAACAGTACAAAATGCAGTCTGCAGAGAATGGACAACCAGAGCACGAGAACCAGCTGGAAGAAATCTCTCTGGCTCTCGG CGAAGTGTCCAACGGCTCCAGCGGTCTGCAAGAAAATGCAGTGGGCGGGTCCATGCTGTCACTGACCAATAAGACGGCTGCATTGAGCATGTGTTCTGATCCAGTTGTTGCTGGTTCAGAGATGCAGAAGAATGGTGTTGTCCACTCCTGCTCATAG